A section of the Humulus lupulus chromosome 2, drHumLupu1.1, whole genome shotgun sequence genome encodes:
- the LOC133818249 gene encoding uncharacterized protein LOC133818249, translating into MILLLSTPVTKLSRMDLWSSLSNPVAVFSSLETFSWVVICGAAEIKCSFRYLMCKPVHMDIGCITCVIVKETSLEGFRGSTLYSVLQPMLQQLGKQNSHLVRLVQEH; encoded by the exons ATGATATTGCTTCTCTCAACTCCGGTAACCAAGCTCTCACGCATGGACTTGTGGTCATCTCTCTCAAATCCAGTAGCCGTATTTTCTTCTTTGGAAACATTTTCATGG GTGGTAATCTGTGGAGCAGCTGAAATCAA ATGTTCTTTCAGGTACTTAATGTGTAAACCGGTGCATATGGATATAGGATGTATCACTTGTGTTATTGTTAAAGAAACATCCCTAGAAGGATTTCGAGGGAGTACTTTGTATTCTGTTTTGCAGCCTATGCTTCAACAACTAGGGAAGCAAAATTCTCATCTAGTGCGTCTTGTACAAGAGCATTAG